The Asterias amurensis chromosome 16, ASM3211899v1 genomic sequence AGTACAAATGAgagtgttttcttttaaaaaactgttgtttgcttatatgTGGTGTACTTTTTGATGTAGTTGTTTTGAGGTCTGAAATcttcaattgttttattttctgttgCAGCCCATATTCCATTATTTCTGTACCCATTCCTACACACTGTAAGCAAGACGAGACAGTTTGAATATCTGCGACTCACAAGCTTAGGGGTCATCGGAGCTTTAGTCAAGGTGAGTCTAGGAATTTTAATCATCAATAAATCAATTGAACAGTTTCCTTTATGGACATTGAAGACAAATAACGAAATAAATGACAAATATTGTAATCCAATAAAAAGGCGTGTTTTGGTGACCAAGACCAGAAACAAGTTTATGGCGtcaaaatggctttaagtcccacacaaagcaataatggttaagtgtcttgcttaaggatgaaggtgtcatgaccgggactcgaacccaattccctgctgatcagaaacaccagagctcgagtacAGTAcacttggccacgacaccccacaataaaacaacatttttgtatgGAAATGAGTGTTTCTTTTTGAAAGCAGTACAAAGGTTAACTTGTCAGAAATACAAACACTGAAGGTTTTTTAGGAGATATGACAGTTCCAACCTATAATTATTCTGGGTGTCGGTGAAGACTAGGCCGAGAAGACTTGTTGGAGAAGATAAAACGAGTCAAGCCAAGTCCTGAGATGAAatctgttgttgttttcagACTGATGAACCAGAAGTCATCAACTTCCTGCTGACGACAGAGATCATTCCTCTGTGCCTCAGAATCATGGAAAGTGGAAGCGAGCTCTCAAAAACGGTAAAGTCTGTTtggttctttctttgtttctttggttgtttctttgtttgtgtttcagAGCTGTATTTTTTAGTGTTCTGTTTTGGAGctttttatcaatgtttttgGCATGTAAATTTTCCATTTTAATCTTTGCAAAggacaaataaattattgaatAATAATGAATATTGAGAGAGCTGCACAAGTTTACGATTAGAAGCCtttttgtttctcacaatgttttatactacaaacctctccccattacttgttaccaagtaaggttttatgctaacaattatttagagtattcaccaatagtgtccagtgtctttaagactgaTCAGGGTAAATCAAGTCCCCTcattttttaactttgtttcCTGTTCAGGTGGCGACGTTCATCCTGCAGAAGATTCTTCTGGATGAGACAGGGCTCTCTTATATCTGCCAAACCTACGAGAGATTCTCACATGTCGCTATGATCTTGGTACGTAGAAATCCTCACTGGCATTTTGGCCATGAGTTTAAAATTATGAACTTTCTCCACATGCTTCATGGTTAGCAGCGCTGTGGaatggaaatcacacagtaTGCACCAAATCggctgttaagcagcgctattaaCTTGGGCCCAGATTTTAGGCCTAGACAACAAGCCAATATGCTTCAATTACTCATCGCTTATGAGCTTTTGAGGTTGTGAATTGCTGTTGTGAGCTGATGCGATTTTTTTAATGCTCTACGAAAGACtggggtccaatttcatggctctgcttaccaccaaattatgcgcagaatgcctagtaacctgtgaaatacacttgatgGTAGAATTCCCTGCAGCCGAtatcacgaaacgctaggattaatcctatctcaagttaggacgagtgaacTTTGGATGTGTTCCATGCCTCCTAACGTGTAtgaatacggaactgaacttGTCCTAGGAAGAGattagtgaaatcgacggctgcattCTTAAGcaccaattctttgcttacggtaagcagagtaATGAAAATTTgtaggataccagttacagatTCTACTTGAGAAATGGCATaaatattttggtaagcataattttgttatgtttaggtattttttgtgtttaaacagCTCTGTGAGATTGGGCCCAGAGATAGATACTTTACactttatattttgttaatttcCTGCAGTGTAAAATGGTGATGACTCTTGCTAAGGAGCCCTCGGCTAGACTCCTGAAGCATGTTGTGCGCTGTTACCTCAGACTCTCTGATAATCCAAGGTAAGCTATCTGTGTCTAAGCAACTGAATCAAGTTGAAATTGACAAGGTTTATGGATAACAACTGTGTGATTTAATTCTCGTCCAAGGGAAGTGTTGGTTCTAGATTGAGAAATGTTAAGACTCTGCAACATACTAACCCCAGCTGTTCACGGTCAGTGATGCACCAAAATTTGTTCATCTGCATGTCAACCCCAGTTCTTTTTAGTCAAAATGCCCCAAAGTTTAAATTTGTCCAAAATGTTTTGTGTACTTGTGTGTAAGATTTGACTAAACTAGCCAAGCTGCCCCACTATCTTCACATGTTGGCTGTTTATTCTTCAGTTGGAGATAAGGTTACaaattcaaacacttttcaaagaatGTTAAGTGTTTGTGGAAAGGCCCAGAATTACATCGTtgggagggcaaggccattttcattttgcaaagggtactgCCATTGCAGACCAGGGCGTCGGAGGCCATTGTCTACTTGTAATTCCAGTCCCAGGAACATGTCACTGGAGCTCTGGAGTTAAACTAATTTGTGTGTGATATTTTAGGGCAAGAGAAGCACTACGCCAATGCCTCCCAGACCAACTCAAGGACAACACCTTTGTACCCGTTCTGAAAGATGACACCTCCACTAAACGCTGGCTCGGCCAGCTCATCAAAAACCTAACTGAAACCGGTGTGCCCGACCCAAGAGGTATACCCCTTCCCCCGCAATGAAAGTGACCGGACAGGTTCCATTTTGAATGGAGAGAGTTCAGCAATACGCAATGAAACAAATAACCAGCTCCCATTTTCAGAAATGGATGCATGTTCGGCTGCTGTCTATGAAACGGTAAAGAGCTgtgttgttttgggtttttgtgtattaagggccttgtcacacaggGAACTTTTTTCCAAGGAACCTGGAAAAAAAACGACTGCACTGCAATCTTACTGTCAAATTGTATGAATGTTTCTGCTTTTTGGCCCTTTTGGAGGGTCTCAAAAGCCGTACACAATGTAAGCTCAAAGGAACGTTTCTCTTGGCATTTAAGTTCCAAGTATCCAGTTGACAACCAGAAAAGTCTGCTAGACCACAACATTGAGAACG encodes the following:
- the LOC139948794 gene encoding CCR4-NOT transcription complex subunit 9 — encoded protein: MHALGMSQRLNSSAIPPANQSTVAALAQVEREKVFQWIIELASPESRENALLELSKKREIVPDLAPMLWNSFGTVAVLLQEIVNIYPFINPPALTAHQSNRVCNALALLQCVASHPETRSAFLQAHIPLFLYPFLHTVSKTRQFEYLRLTSLGVIGALVKTDEPEVINFLLTTEIIPLCLRIMESGSELSKTVATFILQKILLDETGLSYICQTYERFSHVAMILCKMVMTLAKEPSARLLKHVVRCYLRLSDNPRAREALRQCLPDQLKDNTFVPVLKDDTSTKRWLGQLIKNLTETGVPDPRGIPLPPQ